The Klebsiella sp. RHBSTW-00484 genome includes a window with the following:
- the radC gene encoding RadC family protein: MDTQEPLMPREKMQCYGIESLSDIELLALFLRTGTRTQDVITFSQDLLQRFGSLYGLLSAEKEQFDEVEGIGPATYAQLKGIAELARRYFCLRITEEPSLVSPSMTREFLQSQLADEEREIFMVIFLDNQNRVLKHSRLFSGTLSHVEVHPREIVREAIKVNAAAVILAHNHPSGSPEPSKADRLITERVIKCCRFMDIRVLDHLVIGRGAYVSFAERGWI; this comes from the coding sequence ATGGATACACAGGAACCTCTGATGCCGAGGGAAAAAATGCAGTGCTACGGTATCGAATCGTTGTCGGATATTGAGCTGCTGGCGCTGTTTTTACGTACTGGCACGCGCACGCAGGATGTCATAACGTTTTCCCAGGATTTGCTGCAGCGCTTTGGCTCGCTATACGGTCTGCTATCGGCGGAAAAAGAGCAGTTTGATGAGGTTGAGGGGATTGGCCCGGCGACATATGCGCAGTTGAAGGGGATTGCTGAGCTGGCGCGGCGCTATTTTTGTCTGCGGATAACTGAAGAGCCCTCTCTGGTCTCGCCGTCGATGACGCGGGAATTTCTGCAAAGCCAACTGGCTGACGAAGAACGTGAGATCTTTATGGTGATCTTTTTAGATAATCAGAACCGGGTATTGAAACATAGCCGACTTTTTTCTGGTACTCTTAGCCACGTTGAGGTGCATCCGCGAGAAATCGTACGCGAAGCCATCAAAGTGAACGCCGCCGCGGTGATCCTGGCTCATAATCATCCATCCGGTAGCCCTGAGCCGAGTAAGGCCGACAGGTTGATTACCGAAAGAGTGATAAAATGTTGCCGATTCATGGATATACGCGTGCTTGATCACCTTGTTATCGGCCGCGGAGCGTACGTATCTTTTGCTGAGCGCGGCTGGATTTAG
- the rpmB gene encoding 50S ribosomal protein L28, translating to MSRVCQVTGKRPVTGNNRSHALNATKRRFLPNLHSHRFWVESEKRFVTLRVSAKGMRVIDKKGIDTVLSELRARGEKY from the coding sequence ATGTCCCGAGTCTGCCAAGTTACTGGCAAGCGTCCGGTGACCGGTAACAACCGTTCCCACGCACTGAACGCGACTAAACGCCGTTTCCTGCCTAACCTGCACTCTCACCGTTTCTGGGTTGAGAGCGAGAAGCGTTTTGTCACCCTGCGTGTATCTGCTAAAGGTATGCGTGTTATTGATAAGAAAGGCATCGATACAGTTCTGTCCGAACTGCGTGCCCGTGGCGAAAAGTACTAA
- the rpmG gene encoding 50S ribosomal protein L33: protein MAKGIREKIKLVSSAGTGHFYTTTKNKRTKPEKLELKKFDPVVRQHVLYKEAKIK, encoded by the coding sequence ATGGCTAAAGGTATTCGTGAGAAAATCAAGCTGGTTTCTTCTGCTGGTACTGGTCACTTCTATACCACTACGAAGAACAAACGTACTAAACCGGAAAAACTGGAACTGAAAAAATTCGATCCAGTTGTCCGTCAGCACGTTTTATACAAAGAAGCTAAAATCAAATAA
- a CDS encoding vWA domain-containing protein, producing the protein MTSFIPDVSFIDNSEQRTPLILVLDCSGSMEGKPIAQLNQGLKLLESELKNDVIAAKRVRLLVIKYGGYDECQLHGDWCDAMDFTAPVLEASGLTPTGQAVSLALGEIEAEKQRLKAAGVPYTRPWLFLMSDGAPTDNWQVAAQECCEAQAANKVAVFPISVGDEASESMGHFSRSGINGVKQLKGLQFRELFLWLSASMQVVSQSTPGGKAQLPPTDSWSEISV; encoded by the coding sequence ATGACGTCATTCATTCCAGATGTTTCATTTATTGATAACAGTGAACAGCGAACCCCCTTAATTCTCGTTCTCGATTGTTCCGGCAGTATGGAGGGCAAGCCAATTGCCCAGCTAAATCAGGGGCTCAAGCTGCTGGAAAGCGAACTTAAAAATGATGTTATCGCCGCGAAGCGTGTTCGCCTGCTGGTGATTAAATACGGCGGTTACGATGAGTGCCAGCTGCATGGCGACTGGTGCGATGCGATGGACTTCACCGCCCCAGTTCTTGAAGCGAGTGGTCTGACGCCAACCGGGCAGGCCGTCAGCCTGGCTCTGGGCGAAATCGAAGCTGAAAAGCAGCGTCTGAAAGCGGCTGGCGTACCCTATACCCGGCCATGGCTGTTTTTGATGTCGGACGGTGCGCCAACGGATAACTGGCAGGTGGCGGCTCAGGAGTGCTGCGAGGCGCAGGCGGCGAATAAAGTTGCCGTATTCCCGATTAGTGTGGGCGACGAGGCCTCTGAATCGATGGGCCATTTCAGCCGTAGCGGGATTAATGGCGTGAAACAGCTGAAGGGGTTGCAGTTTCGCGAGCTGTTCCTTTGGCTAAGCGCCAGCATGCAGGTGGTGTCGCAGTCAACGCCGGGCGGAAAAGCACAGCTGCCGCCGACGGACAGCTGGTCAGAAATTTCGGTCTGA
- a CDS encoding PP2C family serine/threonine-protein phosphatase, translating to MNWRVYASSVIGSSHRQNNLPCQDAFCYRNLGDRLVAVVCDGAGSAAYSEQGAALVARALCERLALLTVVPDEEQVVALIADVREAVLLQAKEQQLVAGDFACTVLAAWLGETQSLVLHIGDGVAALTINDEQHFSLPENGEYANQTWFLTSPDWREHLRINQFAGRAIQLVMMSDGVQPFALNRSCDALFSPFMDPVVSYLQQVSEEKGSEAIRATLDDPRTWAITGDDKTLLVALRNEA from the coding sequence ATGAACTGGCGCGTTTATGCTTCGTCGGTTATCGGCAGCAGCCACCGACAAAATAACCTTCCTTGTCAGGATGCCTTTTGCTATCGCAATTTGGGCGATCGACTTGTTGCTGTCGTTTGTGATGGCGCAGGTTCAGCCGCTTATAGCGAACAGGGGGCGGCTTTGGTTGCCCGGGCGCTGTGTGAGCGCCTGGCGCTATTGACCGTTGTGCCTGATGAAGAGCAAGTCGTGGCGCTGATAGCGGATGTCCGAGAGGCTGTTCTGCTACAAGCCAAAGAGCAACAGCTTGTCGCGGGTGATTTTGCCTGTACCGTTCTGGCGGCATGGCTGGGCGAAACGCAGTCGCTGGTCCTGCATATCGGTGATGGCGTTGCGGCGCTCACTATCAACGATGAGCAGCACTTCTCTTTACCTGAAAACGGTGAATACGCCAACCAAACCTGGTTCCTCACCAGCCCTGACTGGCGTGAACATTTACGCATCAATCAGTTTGCTGGCAGAGCCATACAGCTGGTGATGATGTCCGATGGTGTGCAGCCGTTTGCGCTAAACCGTAGCTGTGATGCGCTGTTTTCCCCCTTTATGGACCCTGTCGTAAGCTATTTGCAGCAGGTTTCAGAGGAGAAGGGGAGCGAAGCGATACGCGCCACGCTTGATGACCCGCGCACGTGGGCGATAACCGGTGATGACAAGACGCTGCTGGTAGCTCTGCGTAATGAAGCATAA
- a CDS encoding DNA-binding protein, with the protein MKHKKVPGCYNEQRRAVRLGKLIKSGGAGSVYFLADDPSRVAKIYHPNIDTGYYQRKLSAMLAQRPQIPAPADGETIVQLAWPDYLLFDERKRVIGFVMPVLDTQRTIELEYILQSRQAKAQNLPEGIGAKVSLACNLATLVSALHARQHRVIDMKPVNLRFYRDSLYIALLDCDGFSIQGEGERFPAGQFTPDYLAPEFQRIGQVPGEQEEAQDRFSLAVIIFQLLNHGIHPYSGRSQTAKVPDDLPGRIAAGCYAYGVNAAKNITPVPASTHHLLPTELRKLFDRAFSGSSARRPCADEWAQVLRPYALRSTQKIVLCSKKHQHFAGMPCLVCAREKQVVEGVKQAKQHKQTQTVRQRPAPIKRQPRVAPAAAVRRQPTGPGPLTLLWRNMRSKVPAFVWHGALALISTLVMTILARNFTQLSGPWHAWYDNAALILIFVWIAVMGLLAILRSKP; encoded by the coding sequence ATGAAGCATAAAAAAGTCCCTGGGTGTTATAACGAGCAGCGCCGCGCGGTACGTTTGGGGAAACTCATCAAGAGCGGCGGCGCTGGCAGCGTCTATTTTCTGGCGGATGACCCTTCCCGGGTTGCGAAAATCTATCATCCCAATATCGATACCGGTTATTACCAGCGCAAGCTTAGCGCCATGCTTGCGCAGCGCCCGCAGATCCCCGCACCTGCCGACGGTGAGACGATTGTCCAGTTGGCGTGGCCCGACTATTTGCTCTTTGACGAGCGCAAGCGCGTTATTGGCTTTGTTATGCCGGTCCTTGATACCCAGCGCACTATTGAGCTGGAGTATATTTTGCAGTCGCGGCAAGCGAAGGCGCAGAATCTGCCGGAAGGGATCGGCGCAAAAGTAAGTCTGGCCTGCAACCTCGCGACCCTGGTCTCGGCGCTGCATGCGCGACAGCACCGGGTTATCGACATGAAGCCGGTTAACCTGCGCTTCTATCGCGACAGCCTGTATATCGCGCTGCTGGACTGCGATGGTTTTAGCATTCAGGGCGAGGGCGAGCGTTTCCCTGCCGGGCAGTTCACGCCGGATTACCTGGCACCGGAGTTCCAGCGCATCGGGCAGGTGCCCGGCGAACAGGAAGAAGCACAGGACCGTTTTTCGCTGGCGGTGATTATTTTTCAACTGCTCAACCATGGTATTCATCCCTATAGCGGCCGCTCGCAAACCGCGAAGGTGCCCGATGATTTACCCGGTCGCATCGCCGCCGGTTGCTATGCCTACGGCGTCAATGCGGCAAAAAATATTACCCCGGTACCGGCCAGTACCCACCATCTGCTGCCGACCGAGCTGCGTAAGCTGTTCGACCGCGCTTTTAGCGGCTCATCCGCCCGACGCCCTTGCGCCGATGAATGGGCACAGGTATTGCGTCCTTATGCGCTACGCAGTACGCAAAAAATTGTTCTCTGTAGTAAGAAACATCAGCATTTCGCTGGGATGCCGTGCCTGGTCTGCGCACGTGAAAAACAGGTTGTAGAAGGCGTAAAGCAGGCGAAGCAGCATAAGCAAACGCAAACTGTTCGCCAGCGACCTGCGCCCATCAAGCGCCAGCCTCGCGTTGCGCCAGCCGCTGCGGTACGTCGTCAGCCAACCGGGCCGGGGCCGTTAACGCTGCTGTGGCGCAATATGCGCAGCAAAGTTCCTGCATTTGTTTGGCACGGGGCGCTGGCCCTGATTAGCACTCTGGTGATGACCATATTAGCGCGTAATTTTACCCAACTGAGCGGTCCCTGGCATGCCTGGTACGATAACGCGGCGTTAATCCTGATTTTTGTCTGGATAGCCGTGATGGGGCTGCTGGCGATTCTTCGGAGTAAGCCATAA
- a CDS encoding energy transducer TonB codes for MITPKLKHLLVILSLIALFVAPNMVLFLWSAPFMLVDKLSLLPAALNAPQRLLLYGLWLGGALYFFALMWVAITRRNKGYLVAAVAQIVFVIGVTLFNVPIGEQNQRRWQSMNQLESPAWQDFLFDRHARFIQITLRGGPFNQHNIIEQFIAQKKPLAELLLGWNEQDAAAADALWQQALGYPEQEAKALPKMVDYLTWMPDRGDLTLAAAVLTLTTDTDKSRAERAFRQAIAIAPENHDAWLGWALALIQSRDDERVRNSQFQPLTQSITTGLLMAEGLKDSPRQPALQQRLEAYIAQMPAEDRQILHILRARMQTRSCDLPWDRYAAREQGEAGKVLPLSKSIVFKQGPVPGVGNVNERFPGHVSIEAEQYGIWKESVQAMLYPAINKFIKSATTVLSVDTGVGGDLFNAVVECSSGVPEFDKAALHYVQQWRFASNRHGERLLIPVNFISDRLPPEEHYREMESRATRIARLAARHNKSGMETAAQEMVAQFTRMKALFPQKKLSAEEARNLQLVYFKKRDKDTKGRMEGFTEMTEAMEKLVDTHPYYAPLLKDLALRKSFASFDENRATWAQLLALAPEDPQVWMAWGSLWADRDPELYIGAMIYSLLLQPLAEDTEQKIANIKTKLLMRVGMGERSAILSAKVYADYVDILGERAKGEDTAKAGDILPASKKLDRHETIVPGDFPVSIAVDIDRNEVLNAHFFKVEWKAPQTQGDKRAELTVDIDKNGVPTLVLVSKSSGVEDDDARAVDMLWRWKFKPQPDGRQITVGVNFQH; via the coding sequence ATGATTACGCCGAAGTTAAAGCACCTGCTGGTCATCTTGTCTTTGATTGCGCTTTTTGTCGCGCCGAATATGGTGCTCTTTCTCTGGTCTGCCCCCTTTATGTTGGTGGATAAGCTTTCGCTTTTACCGGCGGCGCTGAATGCTCCCCAGCGTTTATTGCTCTACGGCCTGTGGCTGGGGGGCGCTCTCTACTTTTTCGCCCTGATGTGGGTGGCGATTACCCGGCGCAATAAAGGCTATCTGGTAGCCGCCGTGGCGCAGATTGTTTTTGTCATCGGTGTCACGTTATTCAATGTGCCCATAGGCGAGCAAAATCAGCGGCGCTGGCAGAGTATGAATCAGCTGGAATCACCTGCCTGGCAGGATTTTTTATTTGATCGCCATGCCCGTTTTATTCAGATAACCCTGCGCGGGGGGCCGTTTAATCAGCACAATATTATCGAGCAATTTATCGCGCAGAAAAAACCGCTGGCGGAGCTGCTGCTGGGCTGGAATGAACAAGACGCAGCCGCCGCGGATGCGCTCTGGCAGCAGGCATTAGGTTATCCTGAGCAAGAAGCTAAGGCATTACCCAAAATGGTCGATTATCTGACATGGATGCCGGACCGTGGCGATCTGACGCTGGCTGCGGCCGTCCTGACGTTGACCACGGATACGGATAAATCGCGGGCGGAAAGAGCATTTCGCCAGGCAATCGCCATTGCGCCGGAAAACCATGACGCCTGGCTGGGCTGGGCATTAGCGCTGATCCAGTCTCGTGATGATGAGCGGGTGCGAAATTCGCAGTTTCAGCCGCTCACACAAAGCATTACTACTGGATTATTGATGGCGGAGGGTCTGAAGGATAGCCCGCGCCAACCTGCGCTACAGCAGCGGTTAGAGGCGTATATTGCGCAAATGCCGGCTGAGGATCGGCAAATCCTGCACATTCTGCGGGCCAGAATGCAGACCCGTTCCTGCGATTTGCCATGGGACAGATATGCCGCCAGAGAACAAGGTGAGGCTGGTAAGGTGCTGCCTTTATCGAAATCAATTGTGTTTAAACAAGGACCCGTACCTGGCGTCGGCAATGTTAACGAGCGCTTTCCTGGACACGTGAGTATTGAGGCGGAGCAGTATGGCATCTGGAAAGAGAGTGTGCAGGCTATGCTCTATCCGGCGATAAATAAATTTATCAAGTCGGCGACGACGGTGCTTTCGGTGGATACCGGGGTAGGCGGCGATCTATTTAACGCGGTGGTCGAGTGCAGTAGCGGCGTTCCCGAGTTTGACAAGGCGGCGCTCCACTACGTGCAGCAGTGGCGTTTTGCTTCTAACCGGCATGGAGAGCGCTTGCTGATACCGGTGAACTTTATCAGCGATCGTCTGCCTCCTGAGGAGCACTATCGGGAGATGGAATCACGAGCGACGCGTATCGCCCGGCTGGCGGCCCGGCATAATAAATCCGGGATGGAAACTGCCGCGCAAGAGATGGTCGCTCAATTCACCCGGATGAAAGCGCTCTTTCCACAGAAGAAACTCAGCGCGGAAGAGGCGCGAAATCTACAGCTCGTCTACTTCAAAAAGCGGGATAAAGACACCAAAGGCAGAATGGAAGGCTTTACTGAAATGACGGAAGCGATGGAAAAGCTGGTCGATACGCATCCGTACTATGCGCCGTTATTGAAGGATCTGGCGCTGAGAAAGAGCTTTGCTTCATTTGATGAGAACCGGGCAACGTGGGCGCAACTGCTGGCGCTGGCTCCGGAGGATCCACAAGTGTGGATGGCCTGGGGTAGCCTGTGGGCCGATCGCGATCCTGAACTGTATATCGGTGCGATGATCTATTCATTGTTGCTACAGCCTCTCGCCGAGGATACCGAGCAGAAAATAGCGAATATCAAAACCAAGCTGCTGATGCGGGTGGGCATGGGCGAGCGTAGTGCGATTCTTTCGGCAAAAGTGTATGCGGATTATGTCGATATTCTCGGAGAAAGAGCGAAAGGTGAAGATACTGCAAAAGCCGGAGACATCTTACCAGCGAGCAAAAAGCTGGACCGTCATGAAACCATTGTTCCTGGTGACTTTCCGGTGAGTATAGCGGTTGATATCGACCGGAATGAAGTGTTAAACGCGCATTTCTTCAAAGTTGAGTGGAAGGCGCCGCAGACGCAGGGTGATAAACGGGCTGAGCTTACCGTTGATATCGATAAAAACGGCGTTCCGACGCTGGTGCTGGTGAGCAAAAGCAGTGGAGTGGAAGATGATGATGCGCGGGCGGTCGATATGCTTTGGCGCTGGAAATTTAAACCACAGCCCGATGGCAGACAGATAACCGTTGGTGTGAATTTTCAGCACTAA
- the mutM gene encoding bifunctional DNA-formamidopyrimidine glycosylase/DNA-(apurinic or apyrimidinic site) lyase: MPELPEVETSRRGIEPHLVGATILHAVVRNGRLRWPVSEEIYRLSDVPVLSVRRRAKYLLLELPDGWIIIHLGMSGSLRILSEELPAEKHDHVDLIMSNGKVLRYTDPRRFGAWLWTKELEGHPVLAHLGPEPLSDDFNADYLQQRCAKKKTAIKPWLMDNKLVVGVGNIYASESLFSAGIHPDRLASSLSREECEQLVKVIKLVLLRSIEQGGTTLKDFLQSDGKPGYFAQELQVYGRKGEPCRICGTPIIGSKHAQRATFYCRQCQK; this comes from the coding sequence ATGCCTGAATTACCTGAAGTAGAAACCAGCCGCCGCGGTATTGAGCCGCATCTGGTTGGGGCGACTATCCTGCACGCCGTGGTGCGTAACGGACGCCTGCGCTGGCCGGTTTCCGAAGAGATCTATCGCCTGAGCGACGTTCCTGTTCTCAGCGTGCGTCGTCGTGCCAAATATCTGCTGCTGGAGCTGCCCGACGGCTGGATTATCATCCACCTTGGCATGTCGGGGAGCCTGCGCATTCTGAGCGAAGAGCTGCCCGCAGAGAAACACGATCACGTTGATTTGATCATGAGCAACGGCAAGGTTCTGCGCTATACCGATCCGCGCCGCTTTGGTGCCTGGCTGTGGACCAAAGAGCTGGAAGGCCATCCGGTGTTAGCGCATCTTGGGCCGGAGCCGCTAAGCGATGATTTCAATGCTGACTATCTCCAGCAAAGGTGCGCGAAGAAGAAAACTGCGATTAAACCCTGGCTGATGGATAACAAGCTGGTGGTCGGGGTCGGTAATATCTACGCCAGCGAATCGCTGTTCTCGGCGGGGATCCACCCCGACAGGCTCGCTTCATCGCTTTCACGCGAAGAGTGCGAGCAATTGGTAAAGGTGATTAAGCTGGTGCTGTTGCGCTCCATCGAGCAGGGCGGGACGACGCTAAAAGATTTCCTGCAAAGCGACGGTAAGCCGGGCTATTTTGCCCAGGAATTACAGGTTTATGGTCGTAAGGGGGAACCCTGCCGTATTTGCGGAACGCCAATTATCGGCAGCAAACATGCGCAGCGGGCGACGTTTTATTGCCGCCAGTGCCAGAAGTAA
- the coaD gene encoding pantetheine-phosphate adenylyltransferase, with protein MSTKAIYPGTFDPITNGHIDIVTRAASMFDKVLLAIAASPSKKPMFTLDERIALAEQATAHLVNVEVIGFSDLMANFARAQQANILIRGLRAVADFEYEMQLAHMNRHLMPTLESVFLMPCKEWSFISSSLVKEVARHQGDVSHFLPANVHQALLKKL; from the coding sequence ATGAGCACAAAAGCGATCTATCCGGGCACCTTCGACCCTATCACTAACGGCCATATCGATATCGTCACCCGTGCGGCCAGCATGTTTGATAAGGTCTTGCTGGCTATCGCCGCCAGCCCGAGCAAAAAGCCGATGTTTACCCTCGATGAGCGCATCGCGCTGGCAGAGCAGGCAACCGCACATCTGGTCAACGTTGAAGTGATTGGCTTTAGCGATTTAATGGCCAATTTTGCCCGCGCGCAGCAGGCGAATATTTTAATTCGCGGACTGCGGGCGGTGGCGGATTTTGAATATGAGATGCAGCTGGCGCACATGAACCGCCACCTGATGCCGACGCTGGAGAGCGTGTTCCTGATGCCGTGCAAAGAGTGGTCGTTTATCTCCTCTTCGCTGGTGAAAGAGGTAGCGCGCCACCAGGGCGATGTCTCCCACTTCCTGCCTGCTAACGTTCACCAGGCGCTGCTGAAGAAGCTGTAG
- a CDS encoding glycosyltransferase family 2 protein — protein MSPRLSVVMIAKNAADLLPDCLASVSWADELILLDSGSSDNTVELARSLGAQVHINRDWQGYGIQRQRAQSYATGDYVLMIDTDERVTPELEQSIRSVLAAPKSGAIYSIARRNYFLGRFMRHSGWYPDRVMRLYQRDHYRYNDNLVHESVDSKGAQVIELSGDLLHLTCRDFSGFQQKQLAYAAAWAQERHQKGKKTSLTGIFGHTLGAFVKTLLLRGGILDGKQGWLLAVVNAQYTFNKYTELWALSRGYSEKV, from the coding sequence ATGTCGCCTCGACTCTCGGTCGTAATGATCGCCAAAAATGCGGCGGATCTGCTGCCTGATTGTCTGGCATCAGTAAGCTGGGCCGATGAGTTAATCTTGCTGGATTCCGGCAGCAGTGATAACACCGTCGAATTAGCCCGCAGCCTCGGCGCTCAGGTTCATATCAATCGCGACTGGCAGGGTTATGGCATTCAGCGCCAGCGCGCCCAGAGTTACGCCACCGGCGACTACGTGCTGATGATAGATACCGACGAGCGCGTCACCCCAGAGCTTGAACAATCCATCCGCAGCGTGCTGGCCGCGCCAAAAAGCGGTGCTATCTACAGCATCGCCCGGCGAAACTATTTTCTCGGTCGCTTTATGCGCCATAGCGGCTGGTATCCGGACCGCGTGATGCGCCTGTACCAACGCGACCATTACCGATATAACGATAATCTGGTGCATGAGTCTGTCGACAGCAAAGGCGCACAGGTTATCGAACTCTCGGGCGATCTGTTGCATCTGACCTGCCGTGACTTTTCCGGCTTTCAGCAAAAGCAGCTGGCCTATGCCGCCGCCTGGGCCCAGGAGCGCCACCAGAAGGGTAAGAAGACCTCGCTGACCGGTATCTTCGGCCATACGCTGGGTGCCTTCGTGAAAACGCTGCTGCTACGCGGCGGTATTCTGGATGGAAAACAAGGTTGGCTACTGGCTGTGGTCAACGCGCAATATACGTTTAATAAATACACCGAGCTGTGGGCGCTAAGCCGCGGCTACTCGGAGAAAGTGTAA
- the waaA gene encoding lipid IV(A) 3-deoxy-D-manno-octulosonic acid transferase — translation MELLYTALLYLIQPLVWLRLLLRSRKAPAYRKRWAERYGYCQNKVEPDGILLHSVSVGETLAAIPLVRALRHRYPYLPITVTTMTPTGSERAMSAFGKDVHHVYLPYDLPGAMNRFFNTVQPKLVIVMETELWPNMVATLHKRKIPLVIANARLSERSAKGYAKLGKFMRRLLSRITLIAAQNEEDANRFIALGLKRNQLAVTGSLKFDISVTPELAARAITLRRQWAPHRQVWIATSTHDGEEQIVLQAHKKLLETFPNLLLILVPRHPERFSDAREMVQKAGMSYTLRSTGEIPSNSTQVVIGDTMGELMLLYGIADLAFVGGSLVERGGHNPLEPAAHAIPVLMGPHTFNFKDICAKLQQDDGLITVTDANSLVTQVSNLLTDEDYRLWYGRHAVEVLHQNQGALSRLLQLLQPYLPQRSH, via the coding sequence TTGGAATTGCTTTATACCGCCCTGCTTTACCTTATTCAGCCACTGGTTTGGCTACGACTTCTCTTACGTAGCCGTAAGGCCCCTGCCTACCGCAAACGCTGGGCTGAACGTTATGGCTACTGTCAGAACAAGGTAGAACCGGACGGCATTCTGCTGCATTCCGTTTCCGTCGGCGAAACCCTGGCGGCGATCCCGCTGGTACGCGCGTTACGTCATCGTTATCCCTATCTGCCGATCACCGTTACTACCATGACGCCAACTGGCTCCGAGCGGGCGATGTCGGCCTTCGGTAAAGACGTTCATCACGTCTACCTGCCTTACGATCTGCCCGGTGCCATGAACCGCTTCTTCAACACCGTCCAGCCCAAGCTGGTTATTGTGATGGAGACCGAGCTGTGGCCGAATATGGTCGCCACGCTGCATAAGCGTAAAATTCCGCTGGTCATTGCTAACGCCCGCCTGTCCGAGCGCTCGGCGAAGGGCTACGCCAAGCTGGGCAAATTTATGCGTCGGCTGCTGAGCCGTATCACGCTTATCGCCGCGCAGAATGAAGAAGACGCGAACCGTTTTATCGCCCTGGGCCTGAAGCGCAATCAGTTGGCGGTTACCGGTAGCCTGAAGTTTGATATCTCAGTGACACCTGAACTGGCTGCACGCGCCATCACCCTGCGCCGCCAGTGGGCACCGCATCGTCAGGTCTGGATTGCCACCAGCACCCACGACGGCGAAGAACAAATTGTTCTCCAGGCGCATAAAAAGCTGCTGGAGACATTCCCCAATCTGCTGCTGATCCTCGTCCCTCGCCATCCGGAACGTTTTAGCGACGCCCGCGAAATGGTGCAGAAAGCAGGAATGAGCTACACCCTGCGCAGCACTGGCGAAATCCCATCGAACAGTACCCAGGTGGTGATTGGCGATACGATGGGCGAGCTAATGCTGCTGTACGGAATCGCCGACCTTGCGTTCGTTGGCGGCAGCCTGGTGGAGCGCGGCGGTCATAATCCGCTGGAGCCCGCCGCCCATGCGATTCCAGTATTGATGGGCCCGCACACCTTCAACTTCAAAGATATCTGCGCCAAGCTGCAGCAGGACGACGGTCTGATTACCGTGACCGATGCCAACTCGCTGGTGACCCAGGTGTCTAACCTGCTGACCGACGAAGATTATCGTCTGTGGTACGGTCGCCACGCGGTGGAAGTGCTGCATCAAAATCAGGGCGCGCTCTCCCGTCTGCTACAGTTACTACAACCTTATCTGCCGCAGCGGAGCCACTAA
- a CDS encoding glycosyltransferase, protein MSQTPLLSIVAAVYNGEKFLAQFFECLEQQQLESYELILVNDGSTDASLAVIDQWKDRLQNVIVLEQENQGVSVARNTGLAVATGKYLTFPDIDDKLYPGMYSTLLEMAEKGHLDVATCNGRYVYETKKDIHPIFPLDKLQSTGVLPGHVWLKQALDSRKFLHVTWLNIYRREFIASHNFHFEPGLRHQDIPWTTEVLLTAERVQYTSEQFYDYYIHSESVSHKPDNDDTLMRSARHYMKILEMLDAINQRYPDKVRDISACRWQIAKEGLGIIHTFDSMKDESKKHIIIKEFFDRGIWSLIWKNARTFRLRWRLGRRYLRIKRYRDVA, encoded by the coding sequence ATGAGTCAAACGCCTTTACTGAGCATCGTGGCCGCCGTCTATAACGGCGAAAAATTCCTTGCGCAATTCTTTGAGTGCCTTGAGCAACAGCAGTTGGAAAGCTATGAACTGATCCTGGTGAACGACGGGTCGACGGACGCCAGCCTGGCGGTTATCGACCAGTGGAAGGACCGTCTGCAAAATGTGATCGTGCTGGAGCAGGAAAATCAGGGCGTTTCGGTGGCGCGTAACACGGGTCTTGCCGTCGCCACGGGTAAGTACCTGACCTTCCCGGATATCGATGACAAGCTTTACCCAGGCATGTACAGCACGCTTCTGGAGATGGCGGAAAAGGGTCACCTTGATGTCGCCACCTGCAACGGGCGCTACGTCTACGAGACGAAAAAAGATATCCACCCGATATTCCCGCTGGATAAATTGCAGTCTACCGGCGTACTGCCCGGCCACGTGTGGTTAAAGCAGGCGCTGGATTCGCGTAAATTCCTGCATGTCACCTGGCTGAATATCTACCGTCGCGAATTTATCGCGAGCCACAACTTCCACTTTGAGCCGGGCCTGCGCCATCAGGATATTCCCTGGACCACGGAAGTGTTGCTTACAGCAGAACGCGTGCAGTACACCAGCGAGCAGTTCTACGACTACTATATTCACTCGGAATCGGTATCGCACAAGCCGGACAACGACGATACGCTGATGCGTTCAGCGCGCCACTACATGAAAATTCTGGAGATGCTGGACGCCATCAATCAGCGTTATCCGGACAAGGTTCGCGATATTTCCGCCTGCCGCTGGCAAATCGCCAAAGAGGGGCTGGGAATTATTCATACTTTCGATAGCATGAAAGATGAATCAAAAAAGCATATTATAATTAAAGAATTCTTCGACCGCGGGATCTGGAGTCTTATCTGGAAAAACGCCCGCACGTTCCGTCTACGCTGGCGTCTTGGACGCCGCTATCTGCGCATCAAGCGCTATCGCGATGTGGCTTAA